Within Deinococcus aerius, the genomic segment GGCGACAAGGATGCGGGCCTCCCCGCCCTGAACCCGGCGCAGCGTTCGGCCCTCTCGCGCCAGGGTTTCGTGATCGCGCCCACCCAGTGGCGGCAGTTCGACGCGGTGTACGAGGCGACCCGCTACGCCAATCAGCCCGTCTTCGTCACGACCGACGCGGTGCTGCACATCTATCACCTCGTCTTCGACAAGCTGCTGCGCGACCTGGAACGCGAGACGTTTGAGCCCGCCGCCCGCCGCATGACGGCCCTGCTCGTGGCCGACGCCCGCAGGCAGCGGCAGGCCCTCGCCGGAACGCCGCTGGAACCCGACGCGCGGCGGGCGCTGGCTTACCTGGCCGTGGCGCAGAAGCTGGCCGACCCGAGCAGCCCCATTCCGCCAGAGGTCGCGCCGCTCGTCCAGGCGGAACTCCGATTGATCAACGCCCATGCCGGACTCGCCGGGTCCCCGATCTTCGCCTCCTCCAAGATGATCGAGGACTACTCGCAGTACGTGCCGCGCGGGCACTACACCCGCTCGGAGGCGTTGAAACGCTACTTCCGCACGATGATGTGGCTGGGGCACATGAACCTGCGCGTGAAGGACGCGGGCGAGACGCGCACGGCGGCCCTCGTCACCCGGCTGCTGACCGGCAACGCGGAGGCGCAGGGGCTGTGGGCCCGGCTGTACGACCCCACCACGTTGCTGATCGGGGCGAGCGACGACCTGAACTTCCGGCAGTACGCGGCGACCCTCCAGACCGTGACGGGCGGGAACGTGCGGCAACTCGCCGACCCGGGAAAGCTCTCCGCCTTCCAGGCCGCGCTGTCAAAACTGCCCCCCCCGCGCGTGAACAGTGTCTTCGTGGTCGCCAAACCCGGCGAGGGCGTGGACGTGCGCCAGCGCGAGACGCTGGGCTTCCGGCTGATGGGGCAGCGGTTCACGCTCGATGGGGCCGCGCTGCAACAGCTCGTCTACCGCGAGGTGGGCACCGAGGACAGGCCGCGCACCCTCCCGCGCGGGCTCGACCTCCTCGCGGGGATGGGGAACGAGGCGGCGTTGAACGAGTTGCGGCGGCTGGGGGACGCCCGGTACGCCAACTACGAGAGGCAGATGGCGAAGGTGCGCGCCCAGTTCGGGGCCCTCCAACCCGCCGACTGGACCGCGAACGTGTATAGCGGGTGGCTGTACGTGCTTCAGGCGCTGGCAAAACCGGGGGCGCGCGACAGCCGTTACCCCGCCTTCATGCGGACGCCCGCCTGGACGCGCAAGGAGATGCTCACGGCGCTGGGCTCGTGGACCGAACTGCGGCACGACACCCTGCTGTACGCCAAGCAGACGATGGCCGAGATGGGCGGTGGGGGCGAGCCGCCGCCTCCCCACGGCTACGTGGAGCCGAACGGGCAGGTCTGGACCCGGCTCCTCGCGCTGGAGGCCCTGACGCGGCGGGTGCTGACGAGTCAGAAAATCCTCTCCGAGCGCACCGCGAACAACCTGTCGAACCTGCGGCAGATGCTGACCCTGCTGGACCGGGCCACGACGAAGGAACTCGCCGGGCAGGCCCTGACGACCGACGAGTACGACCAGCTCCGCTACTTCGGCGGCTGGCTGGAGGGGCTCAAGCTCGCCAGCACCGACCCCGAGCAGGAGGGCGGCACGGAAGGCACCCCTGAGTTCGACGAGACCCCCTATGCGGCGGTCGTGGCCGACGTGGCGACTGACGGCGGCAACGCGCAGGTGCTGGAGGAGGCGACCGGCACCATCCACGAGCTGTACGCGGTCGTGCCCGACGGTCGCGGCGGAATCCAGGTCGCGCGCGGCGGCGTGTACTCGCAGTACGAGTTCACGGTACCCCTCTCGGGCCGCCTGACCGACGAGGCGTGGCGCGCTCGACTAAAGGCCGGGCAGCTCCCGCCCCCCCACCCCTGGCTGAGCGGCGTCGTGGTGAAGTGAGCGGCGGGCGGGTCCTCCTCGCCCTGGCCGCGACGCTGGCCCTGACCTCGGGCGGGCGGGACGCGCCCCCGCTTACTCTCGCACTGGCGGGCGACGTGAGCCTGGCGCGGGGCGTGGCGGAGGCGAATGCGGGGAACTGGGGCGCAGCCCTCTCCGGCGTAGCGGAGGCCTGGCGGGCGGACGCGACCTACGGGAATCTGGAATCCCCCTTGACGGATGCGCCGCACCAGGGAATGGGAGTGGATCTGCGCGCACCTCCCGCAGGCGTGGCGGCCCTGAAAGCCTTCTCCCACCTGGGCGTCGAGAACAACCACGCGGGGGACGGCGGCGAGGTGGGGCAAAGCGGGAGCCGGAGGACTCTGCGCCGTGACGGGATTATTCCCATCACCCGCACGCTGACCGTGACGCGGGTTCAGGGCGTGCCGGTCGCCTGGATCGCCTTTCTGGACGACGGGCAGAGTCCACCGCCACTGGCCGCCATTCAGGAAGGCGCACGCCGGGCCAGATTCGTCGTTGTGGGCGTCCACTGGGGCGCGGAGTACAACCCTGTTACCGCTCGGCAACGAGCCCTCGCGCGGCAACTGGCGGCGGCGGGCGCCTCCCTAATCGTGGGCAGCGGGCCGCACGTCCTCCAGGGCAGCGAGCGCCTGGGCCGGACGCTTGTGCTGTACAGCCTGGGGAACCTGCTCTTCGACCAGCCGTACCCGGATACGTGGCTGGGGGCGGTCGTGCGGGTGGGGGTCGGGGCGGACAACCTGCGGGCCTGCGCTGTCCCCACCCGCTCCCGCGCGGGCCGCGTCACTCGGGCCAACGCGGAGGAACGCCGCACCGTTCTCGCCCGGCTGGAACTTCCCGCGTGTCCGGGGGCCGGGTGAGGGCCCTCCTCCCCCTCCTGCTGTGGGGCATGGCGCTGGCGGGGGGCGACGGGGACGGCTGGCGGGTCCTCCACCCGGACGGGATCTTGACCGCTGCCGGGGCGCTGTACCCTCCCCCCTCCTGCCCATCCCTGCACTTGCCCGCCTCCTGGGACGTGCGCTCGGGGGTCTACGCGGACGTGACGGGCGACGGCAGCCCGGAATGCATTCTTGCGGTGTGGCGGCCCTGGCGCGACTGGCCGATTACCCGTTGGTCGGCGTCGCCCTCGCCCATCGGGCAGAACCGCGACGCGCGGGGGGACAGTTCGCAGGTCGCCGTGCTCAAACCCGGCCCGGATGGCTCGTACCGCAACGTCTGGGTGGGAAGCGCCCTGTACCGCCCCGTCACGGCGCTGACCGTGCTGCCGGATGGCCGCCTCGTCACGCTGGAGGGGACTTATGCGGGGGGCCGCGCCGCAACTGCCGTCGCCCTGAGCGAGTGGACCTGGACGGGCTTCGGCTTCCGGCTGGAACGCCGGGTGGGGCTGCGGGCACGGGCGCTCAGCGTGGATGCGCAGGGCCAGCCCGCCGTGCGCTGAACTGGCCTACGCCACCCGGCTGATAGTCGAACCCGGGCGGGAACGGCAGAGTGGGCGCAGTCCACAGATGAAGGAAAGAAGGGAGGCGAGCCATGCCGCGAATACGACAAGATAGCCGGAGCAACGAGGCCGACGACCCAGGCGACCGGGACGGGGCAGCCGCCCCCCGGTC encodes:
- a CDS encoding DUF3160 domain-containing protein; translation: MPLPRPALALTLLLVLPGGARAASSYTLPVNLGTLKNPGLLRGDKDAGLPALNPAQRSALSRQGFVIAPTQWRQFDAVYEATRYANQPVFVTTDAVLHIYHLVFDKLLRDLERETFEPAARRMTALLVADARRQRQALAGTPLEPDARRALAYLAVAQKLADPSSPIPPEVAPLVQAELRLINAHAGLAGSPIFASSKMIEDYSQYVPRGHYTRSEALKRYFRTMMWLGHMNLRVKDAGETRTAALVTRLLTGNAEAQGLWARLYDPTTLLIGASDDLNFRQYAATLQTVTGGNVRQLADPGKLSAFQAALSKLPPPRVNSVFVVAKPGEGVDVRQRETLGFRLMGQRFTLDGAALQQLVYREVGTEDRPRTLPRGLDLLAGMGNEAALNELRRLGDARYANYERQMAKVRAQFGALQPADWTANVYSGWLYVLQALAKPGARDSRYPAFMRTPAWTRKEMLTALGSWTELRHDTLLYAKQTMAEMGGGGEPPPPHGYVEPNGQVWTRLLALEALTRRVLTSQKILSERTANNLSNLRQMLTLLDRATTKELAGQALTTDEYDQLRYFGGWLEGLKLASTDPEQEGGTEGTPEFDETPYAAVVADVATDGGNAQVLEEATGTIHELYAVVPDGRGGIQVARGGVYSQYEFTVPLSGRLTDEAWRARLKAGQLPPPHPWLSGVVVK
- a CDS encoding CapA family protein, which gives rise to MSGGRVLLALAATLALTSGGRDAPPLTLALAGDVSLARGVAEANAGNWGAALSGVAEAWRADATYGNLESPLTDAPHQGMGVDLRAPPAGVAALKAFSHLGVENNHAGDGGEVGQSGSRRTLRRDGIIPITRTLTVTRVQGVPVAWIAFLDDGQSPPPLAAIQEGARRARFVVVGVHWGAEYNPVTARQRALARQLAAAGASLIVGSGPHVLQGSERLGRTLVLYSLGNLLFDQPYPDTWLGAVVRVGVGADNLRACAVPTRSRAGRVTRANAEERRTVLARLELPACPGAG